A region from the Rhinoderma darwinii isolate aRhiDar2 chromosome 2, aRhiDar2.hap1, whole genome shotgun sequence genome encodes:
- the AKAP10 gene encoding A-kinase anchor protein 10, mitochondrial isoform X5, which translates to MDSYSSSRTAALKKQPTHMEATHFGDLGRSCLNSESQDAKSSLSKTLEHVLQDNVALPYFIQFMVLRRMEHLAKFWLEAKSFNSTTWSRIRAYSLNTVKHSTLAEPVSPSPRRTDQSVTSPPASVNQHAQDCSKVPQHTSRLKALGSAANQRSASHLSQTKQTVGSTPTILLERSTDETLLPYEQSSMLNASNRNSPIHEGLADVSQKLMKSIERDAVNTFTKYISPDAAKPIPISEEIRSDIVAKICGEDGQVDPNCFVIAQSIVFNAMEQEHFSEFLRSHYFCKYQIEVLTSGTVYLSDILFCESALFYFSEYMEKEDAVNILQFWLAADNFQSQLAAKNGQYDGQEAQNDAMILYDKYFSLQATQPLGFDDFVRLEIESNICREGGPLSNCFTTPLRQAWTTMEKVFLPGYLSSNLYYKYLNDLIHSVKGDDYSWTGAGNPSQGNPGTPKHEPYAGASDISTSQPNIKKSNVKILKNFDEAIIVDAASLDPESLYQRTYAGKMTFGTVSDLGQFIRESEPEPDVKKSKGSMFSQAMKKWVQGNTDEAQEEMAWKIAKMIVNDVMQQAQWNPPPDRSTKVDARTVIPGFTPLSV; encoded by the exons ATGGACTCTTACTCAAGCAGTAGGACGGCTGCGCTCAAAAAGCAACCAACTCACATGGAAGCTACACATTTTGGAGACCTTG GCCGATCATGTCTGAACTCTGAGTCCCAGGATGCAAAGTCAAGTCTTTCAAAAACTCTTGAACACGTTCTACAAGATAATGTGGCTCTCCCTTATTTTATTCAGTTTATGGTGCTCCGCAGGATGGAACATTTAGCGAAGTTCTGGCTGGAGGCTAAAAGTTTTAACTCCACTACCTGGTCCCGAATCCGAGCATACAGTTTGAATACAGTCAAGCACAGCACTTTGGCAGAACCTGTGTCACCGTCTCCTAGGCGGACAGATCAGTCAGTAACATCCCCTCCTGCATCAGTAAATCAGCACGCCCAAGATTGCTCTAAAGTCCCACAACATACGTCAAGGTTAAAAGCATTAGGTTCTGCAGCAAATCAACGCAGTGCTTCACATCTATCACAGACTAAACAGACCGTAGGAAGCACGCCGACTATTCTGCTAGAACGGTCTACGGATGAGACTTTACTCCCCTACGAGCAGTCTTCCATGCTTAACGCATCAAACAGGAACAGCCCGATACACGAAGGGCTGGCTGACGTGTCGCAGAAATTAATGAAGA GTATAGAACGGGATGCCGTAAACACTTTCACCAAATACATTTCTCCGGATGCTGCTAAACCTATACCCATCAGTGAGGAAATCAGGAGTGATATTGTAG CAAAGATCTGTGGAGAGGATGGCCAAGTGGACCCGAACTGCTTTGTTATTGCACAGTCCATAGTATTTAATGCTATGGAACAAGA GCACTTTTCTGAATTTTTGCGAAGTCATTATTTCTGTAAATACCAGATTGAGGTGCTGACCAGTGGAACCGTTTACCTGTCAGATATTTTGTTCTGCGAATCGGCGCTCTTTTATTTCTCAGAG TACATGGAGAAGGAAGATGCAGTGAATATATTACAATTCTGGTTGGCTGCTGACAACTTCCAGTCTCAGCTTGCAGCCAAGAATGGACAATACGATGGACAGGAGGCCCAGAACGATGCAATGATCCTGTATGACAA GTATTTTTCCTTACAAGCAACACAACCATTAGGCTTTGATGACTTTGTGCGGCTGGAAATTGAGTCAAACATATGTCGGGAAGGAGGCCCACTCTCCAACTGCTTCACCACTCCGTTACGTCAGGCTTGGACTACCATGGAGAAG GTCTTCTTGCCTGGCTACCTCTCCAGCAATCTGTATTACAAGTACTTGAATGACCTGATTCACTCAGTGAAAGGTGATGACTATAGTTGGACCGGAGCTGGGAATCCCAGCCAAGGAAATCCAGGCACTCCTAAGCATGAGCCCTATGCTGGGGCATCGGACATCTCCACCTCTCAG CCTAACATCAAAAAGAGCAATGTCAAAATTCTGAAAAACTTTGATGAAGCAATAATTGTTGATGCTGCAAGCCTAGATCCTGAGTCGCTCTATCAACGGACATATGCTGG GAAAATGACTTTCGGGACAGTAAGTGATTTAGGTCAGTTTATCAGAGAGTCTGAGCCTGAGCCAGATGTAAAGAAATCAAAAG GATCAATGTTCTCACAAGCCATGAAGAAATGGGTCCAGGGTAACACAGATGAG gctcagGAGGAAATGGCTTGGAAGATCGCAAAGATGATTGTTAATGATGTGATGCAACAGGCGCAGTGGAATCCTCCACCGGACCGATCTACGAAGGTCG ATGCAAGAACAGTGATTCCCGGCTTCACACCGCTTTCTGTCTGA